A part of Saccharicrinis carchari genomic DNA contains:
- a CDS encoding ATP-binding protein: MKFVYEVEGGDFSKAGNAASGVKKVLKQLNVNPKVIKRTVVALYEAEVNIVAHAYKGTINININTADISIVLDDEGPGIPDIELAMREGFSTASSEVREMGFGAGMGLPNIKKNVDELKVSSIVNKGTKVEMKTNL; the protein is encoded by the coding sequence ATGAAATTTGTTTATGAAGTAGAGGGAGGAGATTTTTCCAAGGCGGGCAACGCTGCAAGTGGCGTAAAAAAAGTACTGAAACAACTGAACGTAAATCCTAAAGTGATTAAACGAACAGTGGTAGCCTTGTACGAAGCCGAAGTTAATATAGTGGCTCATGCCTACAAGGGTACCATAAACATTAACATTAACACAGCAGATATATCTATTGTTTTGGATGATGAAGGGCCCGGCATACCCGATATTGAACTGGCCATGCGCGAGGGCTTCTCAACAGCATCCAGTGAAGTACGTGAAATGGGTTTCGGTGCAGGGATGGGGCTTCCCAATATAAAAAAGAATGTAGACGAGCTTAAGGTGAGCAGCATAGTAAACAAAGGAACCAAAGTAGAGATGAAAACTAATTTATAG
- a CDS encoding [Fe-Fe] hydrogenase large subunit C-terminal domain-containing protein, protein MKKQQIYHALKVDKDICYGCTHCMSVCPTDAIRINKGKALILKKRCVDCGECLKACPVDAIYVEQDDWDNIFDYECRVALVPAVFTGQFPTSISEEEIFSIMKELGFTHVFQAEFMVDVINGLMNDQMQSKAEKPLISTFCPSVVRLIQVKFPSLIDNIASVKPPVDASAAFYRKLLATQGVPEKEIGIFYITPCAAKIAALKGINNDEDTVINGVINMRYLYNKLYTRIKNNKTGTSQLPVLPHLSAKATQWSLTRGETDNMKGTCLAVDEIHNVIEFLELLENEEIPTVDYLELRACDQGCAGGVLLHGNRFLTVERMKLRAKQLESENGDVDWKAHNDIIEDKDLFISKVNPLPAMALDTDFSKALKKMERIRNLMCYLPGIDCGACGSPHCQALAEDVVQRKANLSNCVFLQRMMEKSNKLSSEHAIRIIEKTWGKDRLSKDCKKLGAKNEGM, encoded by the coding sequence ATGAAAAAGCAACAAATATATCATGCCTTAAAGGTTGACAAAGATATTTGTTACGGATGCACCCATTGCATGAGTGTGTGCCCTACCGATGCTATTCGTATAAACAAGGGTAAAGCGTTGATACTCAAAAAGCGATGCGTAGATTGTGGCGAATGTCTTAAGGCCTGCCCCGTAGATGCCATTTATGTAGAGCAGGACGATTGGGACAATATATTTGATTATGAATGCCGCGTGGCACTGGTACCGGCAGTTTTTACAGGTCAGTTTCCTACTTCCATTTCCGAAGAGGAGATATTTAGCATTATGAAGGAATTGGGCTTTACCCATGTTTTTCAGGCCGAATTTATGGTGGATGTTATCAATGGCCTCATGAACGACCAGATGCAGTCGAAAGCCGAAAAGCCCCTGATATCCACCTTTTGTCCTTCCGTTGTTCGACTCATACAGGTCAAGTTTCCATCGCTGATCGATAATATAGCCTCGGTAAAACCACCGGTAGATGCTTCGGCGGCTTTTTATCGCAAGTTGTTGGCTACTCAAGGCGTGCCCGAAAAAGAAATAGGTATTTTTTATATTACCCCTTGTGCTGCTAAAATTGCTGCCCTCAAAGGCATAAACAATGATGAAGATACAGTGATAAACGGGGTAATTAATATGCGCTACCTCTACAATAAACTATATACCCGAATAAAAAATAACAAAACAGGAACCAGCCAACTTCCCGTCCTTCCTCATCTGTCCGCAAAAGCTACGCAATGGAGTTTAACGCGTGGCGAAACCGATAACATGAAGGGTACCTGCCTTGCCGTGGACGAAATACATAATGTAATAGAGTTTTTAGAGCTTCTGGAAAATGAGGAGATTCCAACGGTAGATTACCTGGAGTTGCGTGCCTGCGATCAAGGCTGTGCCGGAGGGGTGCTGCTACATGGCAACCGCTTTTTAACCGTAGAAAGAATGAAACTGAGAGCAAAGCAGTTAGAAAGTGAAAACGGCGATGTGGATTGGAAAGCGCATAATGACATTATTGAAGATAAAGATTTATTTATAAGTAAGGTAAATCCCTTGCCAGCCATGGCGCTGGATACAGATTTTTCAAAAGCCTTAAAAAAAATGGAACGCATCCGAAACCTGATGTGCTATTTACCGGGTATCGATTGTGGTGCCTGTGGATCGCCCCATTGCCAGGCTTTGGCCGAAGATGTAGTGCAACGCAAAGCCAACCTGAGTAACTGTGTTTTTTTACAGCGGATGATGGAAAAAAGCAATAAGCTAAGTAGTGAGCACGCCATTCGTATCATTGAAAAAACATGGGGCAAAGACAGATTGAGTAAGGACTGTAAAAAGTTAGGAGCTAAAAATGAAGGTATGTGA
- a CDS encoding GNAT family N-acetyltransferase, with the protein MAKIKHEDNGKQGRFVIYEKDIFAGKMTYTWAGETQFIIEHTTVEAKFTGKGLGKQMVMEAVKFARKKKAKITARCSYAAKVLESDDSINDVRG; encoded by the coding sequence ATGGCAAAGATAAAACATGAGGACAATGGTAAACAAGGACGCTTTGTAATTTATGAAAAGGACATTTTTGCAGGCAAAATGACTTATACCTGGGCCGGAGAAACTCAATTTATTATTGAGCACACCACCGTGGAAGCTAAGTTTACCGGTAAAGGTCTGGGTAAGCAAATGGTAATGGAGGCGGTAAAATTTGCGCGTAAAAAGAAGGCCAAAATTACCGCCCGATGCTCTTATGCTGCCAAAGTACTTGAATCCGACGACAGCATAAATGATGTTAGGGGATAA
- a CDS encoding pirin family protein, whose protein sequence is MKIKTVEQVVSPMQPHFVGDGFRVHNFIPSVKGLSMQRMDPFILMDYNSKFFFPPADKPRGVGVHPHKGFETVTIAYQGKVAHHDSSGGGGVIGQGDIQWMTAASGVLHKEYHEEEWSKQGGDFQMVQLWVNLPKKDKESTPKYQAIKHSDIKCYQLEGKQGEVRVIAGEYKGVLGTASTFTPIHMFNAKLKKEGTTDFTFPANYNTALLVIEGSITINDNTKAPTNHFVLMANDGEKFKIKATDDALVLVLSGHPINEPIAAQGPFVMNTKAELQQAFHDFNSGKYGYLED, encoded by the coding sequence ATGAAAATAAAAACAGTAGAACAAGTTGTAAGCCCCATGCAACCGCATTTTGTGGGCGATGGCTTTCGGGTTCATAATTTTATCCCCAGCGTTAAGGGCTTAAGCATGCAGAGAATGGATCCATTTATACTGATGGACTATAATTCCAAATTTTTTTTCCCGCCAGCCGACAAACCAAGAGGAGTTGGCGTTCACCCCCATAAAGGCTTTGAAACGGTTACCATAGCTTATCAGGGAAAAGTAGCTCACCACGATAGTAGTGGCGGCGGTGGTGTAATAGGCCAGGGCGATATTCAATGGATGACGGCCGCAAGCGGTGTGTTGCATAAAGAATATCACGAAGAGGAATGGAGTAAGCAAGGGGGCGATTTTCAGATGGTGCAACTTTGGGTAAACCTACCAAAAAAAGACAAAGAAAGTACACCTAAATACCAAGCTATAAAACACAGCGATATCAAGTGCTATCAACTGGAAGGTAAGCAAGGTGAAGTTAGGGTTATAGCCGGCGAATACAAAGGTGTGTTAGGCACCGCCTCTACTTTTACACCCATTCACATGTTCAATGCAAAACTAAAAAAAGAGGGCACAACTGACTTTACGTTCCCTGCCAATTATAACACAGCACTGTTAGTAATTGAAGGCAGCATAACGATAAACGATAACACTAAAGCACCCACCAACCATTTTGTGCTCATGGCCAACGATGGCGAAAAATTTAAAATAAAAGCTACTGATGATGCATTAGTACTGGTTTTAAGCGGGCACCCCATCAACGAACCCATTGCAGCTCAAGGTCCTTTTGTGATGAATACGAAAGCAGAGTTACAACAGGCCTTCCATGATTTCAACTCCGGCAAATATGGCTATTTGGAAGATTAA
- a CDS encoding SpoIIE family protein phosphatase, with amino-acid sequence MEVKEPDFFLDIDCQQNNHFGEYICGDVFLSRRIKEDARTIVVLSDGMGSGVKANVLATLTASMAVNFTVEHKEVQRTAEIIMNTLPVCSVRKVSYSTFTIIDIDDEGSTTIVEYDNPRCLIMRSHRPFDPGWNEITLDSKRNKGKKLHTCHFQARKEDRIFFWSDGIVQSGMGSKTLPFGWGRDEAELYVIKSVKNTPFIASAKLSRKIVNMASLNDGGSPLDDTSCGIIYLREPRRLLFVTGPPFDEKTDVDFALKVQRFGGKKIVSGGTTAEIIARELGLKFSSGLDMSDPDLPPTAQMEGIDLVTEGILTLGKVVRIMEHFDKNSTLGKGPANQIVKLFLESDKIQIINGTRINVAHQDPSLPVELEIRRTVVKRIAHLLESKFLKEVSMEYI; translated from the coding sequence ATGGAGGTTAAAGAACCAGATTTTTTTCTCGACATCGACTGCCAGCAAAATAACCATTTTGGCGAATACATCTGTGGCGATGTGTTTCTTTCCCGCCGAATCAAAGAGGATGCACGCACCATTGTGGTTCTTTCGGATGGAATGGGCAGTGGCGTTAAAGCCAATGTGCTGGCCACCCTAACCGCATCCATGGCCGTCAACTTTACCGTGGAACACAAAGAGGTGCAGCGAACAGCCGAAATTATAATGAACACCTTACCGGTATGCAGCGTGCGTAAGGTGAGCTACTCTACTTTTACCATCATTGATATCGACGATGAGGGAAGCACTACCATTGTGGAGTACGACAATCCTCGTTGCCTTATTATGCGCAGCCATCGTCCGTTCGATCCGGGATGGAACGAGATTACCCTCGATAGTAAACGCAACAAAGGAAAAAAACTACATACCTGCCATTTTCAGGCCCGCAAGGAGGACCGGATATTTTTTTGGTCGGATGGCATTGTTCAATCGGGTATGGGTAGCAAAACACTGCCCTTTGGCTGGGGACGCGACGAAGCCGAACTGTATGTGATTAAAAGTGTTAAAAACACCCCATTTATCGCCTCGGCCAAACTGTCGCGCAAAATTGTTAATATGGCTTCACTCAACGATGGAGGCAGCCCGCTGGACGACACTTCCTGCGGCATTATCTATCTGCGCGAACCACGCAGACTCCTGTTTGTAACAGGGCCCCCTTTCGATGAAAAAACAGATGTAGACTTTGCCTTGAAAGTACAACGTTTTGGTGGAAAAAAAATAGTGAGCGGAGGAACAACAGCCGAAATTATAGCTCGCGAACTGGGTCTGAAATTTTCCTCGGGGCTTGATATGTCCGATCCGGACCTGCCCCCTACTGCACAAATGGAAGGTATTGATTTGGTTACCGAAGGAATACTCACCTTGGGCAAGGTAGTGCGGATAATGGAGCATTTTGATAAAAACAGCACCCTTGGCAAAGGACCGGCAAATCAAATTGTAAAGCTTTTTTTAGAGAGCGACAAAATACAAATCATCAATGGAACACGCATCAACGTAGCCCATCAGGACCCCAGCTTACCTGTAGAGCTCGAAATACGGCGCACCGTGGTCAAACGTATCGCCCACCTGCTCGAGAGTAAGTTCCTGAAAGAAGTTTCAATGGAGTATATATAG
- a CDS encoding NADH-dependent [FeFe] hydrogenase, group A6 yields MNKVNLNIDNIQVSVERDTTLLNAASQLKIKIPTLCYHEDLCVAGNCRVCVVEQVGSDRLLPACATPVSEGMEIRTNSLKVRNARKTVIDLLVSEHRAECTRCYKNGNCELQHLASEYLIGEDSYIDLVPLKEYTIDYFSPSIIKDDSKCIRCQRCVRTCDELQAIGALSVAYKGEDMKVSSFFEKPMYEVICTNCGQCVNRCPTGALVEHNYIDEVWAAISNPNKHVVVQTAPAVRIALGEALGMPAGKIVTGKMVSALRRIGFNSVLDTDFTADLTIIEEGNELLHRLKAALVDKNPDVHLPMTTSCSPGWVKYIEHMYPEYLPNVSTAKSPQQMFGALAKTYYAKKMNIEPEDMVSVSVMPCTAKKYEANRPEMHSSGYKDVDLVLTTRELAKMIQQAGIDFEALENEEFDSFMGVSSGAGVIFGATGGVMEAALRTAYEVVTGREVPFKGLNITPVRGMDEVKEATIKIEDALPEWDFLNGVELKTCVAHGLANAKTVMDKVKKGEASYHFIEIMACPGGCLGGGGQPIPTNATIRRQRSKAIYREDVGKPIRKSHENPEVVKLYKEFLKKPLGHKSHELLHTSYIGRNRY; encoded by the coding sequence ATGAACAAAGTAAACCTTAACATAGACAATATACAGGTGAGCGTGGAACGGGATACCACCTTATTGAACGCCGCCAGCCAACTGAAAATAAAAATACCTACTTTATGTTATCACGAAGATTTGTGTGTTGCCGGAAACTGTAGGGTATGCGTTGTTGAACAAGTGGGGAGCGATAGATTACTGCCCGCCTGTGCCACTCCCGTTTCGGAAGGCATGGAAATACGTACCAACAGCTTAAAGGTACGAAACGCCCGTAAAACCGTTATCGACTTGTTGGTATCGGAGCACAGGGCCGAGTGTACCCGTTGTTATAAAAATGGTAATTGCGAGCTTCAGCATCTTGCCTCCGAATACTTGATAGGTGAGGACAGTTATATCGATCTGGTTCCGCTGAAAGAATATACCATCGACTACTTTTCGCCTTCCATTATTAAAGATGACTCCAAATGTATCCGTTGCCAAAGGTGTGTGCGCACTTGCGACGAACTGCAAGCTATAGGTGCACTCTCAGTCGCCTATAAAGGGGAAGATATGAAGGTATCCTCCTTTTTTGAGAAACCTATGTACGAGGTAATCTGTACCAATTGCGGACAGTGTGTGAACAGATGCCCCACAGGAGCGCTGGTAGAGCATAATTACATCGACGAGGTCTGGGCTGCCATTAGTAATCCCAATAAACATGTGGTGGTTCAAACGGCACCTGCCGTACGCATTGCCTTGGGCGAAGCCCTGGGCATGCCTGCCGGTAAAATTGTTACAGGCAAAATGGTGAGTGCTTTGCGTCGCATAGGATTCAATTCAGTGTTGGATACCGACTTTACGGCCGACCTTACCATTATTGAGGAGGGCAACGAACTACTGCATCGTTTAAAAGCTGCTTTGGTTGACAAGAACCCCGATGTTCATTTGCCCATGACCACGTCCTGCTCACCGGGATGGGTTAAATACATCGAACACATGTACCCCGAGTATCTGCCTAACGTTTCAACCGCCAAATCACCACAGCAAATGTTTGGTGCCCTGGCAAAAACCTATTATGCCAAAAAAATGAATATCGAACCCGAAGATATGGTATCGGTATCGGTAATGCCCTGTACTGCCAAAAAATATGAAGCCAACCGCCCCGAGATGCATTCCAGTGGATATAAAGATGTAGATCTGGTGCTGACAACACGCGAGCTGGCCAAAATGATTCAGCAGGCAGGCATCGATTTTGAAGCACTGGAAAACGAAGAGTTCGATTCTTTTATGGGTGTTTCATCCGGAGCCGGGGTTATTTTTGGAGCCACGGGAGGTGTGATGGAAGCCGCTCTGCGCACCGCCTACGAAGTGGTAACCGGACGCGAAGTACCTTTTAAAGGTTTAAACATAACCCCTGTGCGTGGCATGGACGAAGTAAAAGAGGCTACTATTAAAATAGAGGACGCACTACCTGAGTGGGACTTTTTAAACGGTGTAGAATTAAAAACTTGTGTTGCACACGGATTGGCCAACGCTAAAACGGTAATGGACAAAGTAAAAAAAGGTGAAGCAAGTTATCATTTTATTGAGATAATGGCTTGCCCCGGTGGATGCCTGGGTGGAGGGGGACAACCCATACCTACCAACGCCACCATACGCCGGCAGCGTAGCAAAGCCATTTACAGGGAGGATGTAGGAAAACCTATCCGAAAGTCACACGAAAATCCTGAAGTAGTGAAACTTTACAAAGAATTCCTGAAAAAACCCCTGGGCCATAAGTCGCATGAATTGTTACATACCAGCTATATCGGAAGGAATAGGTATTAG
- a CDS encoding [Fe-Fe] hydrogenase large subunit C-terminal domain-containing protein encodes MAQLIKGNKDKCNLSFTCIRVCPAKAIKIADNYANIMPDRCIGCGNCVVVCAQKAISFRNQVDTVRKMLNSDVKVAAICDPAISGEFDDISDYRKFVAMIRELGFSLVSEVAFGVDLVAQEYKELLGDFHGKYYVSTHCPPVRSYVEKYRPGLVDNLAPIVPPFVAMAKVMHKKYGSDVKVVYISACVAAKDEAMAFAHTDGKIDAVISFQELRAMFKEDDINEASVEYSDFDPPVGRKGGLYPINQGLWQTVDMQQDLLNTNIISVDGRNNFLGSLKEFSAHTNLNQNLDLYYCEGCVMGPGMSPGDKKFLRQSNVVRYVEKRLKVIDNTLWEKDMKEFKDIDLSRSFKITDRRLPQPSEQEVQRVLHDMGKSNVEDQLGCGACGYPSCKEFAVAYCQGLTNFEMCYSYSLKTLHTYINKVHAANENLKNTKEALKESEEKARKEELAAREAAETITAMLNKIRAGIVMVDARLNIIEANLSFVNMMGEDAKQLNEIIPGLKGADINTFLPFGAMFSTVLQTGQEIINRDTTQDDVILNVSVFTIKKHQIVGGIIRDLTAPEVRREEVINRARSVIRDNLQTVQQIAFLLGESASKTEKVLSSIIEAQKLGDSHGG; translated from the coding sequence ATGGCACAACTAATCAAAGGAAATAAGGATAAATGCAACCTTAGTTTCACCTGTATCAGAGTATGCCCGGCAAAGGCCATAAAAATTGCCGATAACTATGCTAACATTATGCCCGACAGGTGTATAGGTTGTGGCAATTGCGTGGTGGTGTGTGCCCAAAAAGCCATTAGTTTCCGCAATCAGGTGGATACTGTGCGTAAAATGTTGAATAGTGATGTTAAGGTGGCCGCCATATGCGACCCCGCCATATCGGGCGAATTCGACGATATATCCGACTACCGTAAGTTTGTAGCCATGATACGTGAGCTGGGTTTTAGCCTGGTGAGCGAAGTGGCATTTGGTGTTGATTTGGTTGCGCAGGAGTACAAAGAGCTGCTGGGCGATTTCCACGGTAAATACTACGTTAGCACGCATTGTCCGCCGGTTCGCTCGTACGTAGAAAAATATCGCCCCGGGCTGGTGGATAACCTGGCTCCCATCGTACCCCCATTTGTGGCCATGGCCAAGGTGATGCATAAAAAATATGGCAGCGATGTTAAAGTGGTGTATATTAGCGCTTGTGTGGCGGCCAAAGATGAAGCTATGGCTTTTGCCCATACCGATGGTAAAATCGATGCAGTAATTTCCTTTCAAGAACTCCGAGCCATGTTTAAAGAGGATGACATTAATGAAGCCTCGGTAGAATACAGCGACTTTGATCCACCCGTAGGACGCAAAGGAGGTTTATATCCCATCAACCAGGGATTATGGCAGACGGTAGATATGCAACAAGACTTACTGAATACCAACATCATATCTGTTGATGGACGAAATAATTTTTTGGGCTCCCTCAAAGAGTTTTCTGCCCATACTAACCTTAACCAAAACCTCGATCTGTATTATTGCGAGGGTTGTGTCATGGGGCCGGGCATGTCGCCCGGTGATAAAAAGTTTTTGCGTCAGTCTAATGTTGTCCGGTATGTAGAAAAACGCCTTAAAGTAATTGACAATACACTATGGGAAAAGGATATGAAGGAATTTAAGGACATTGATTTGAGCCGTAGCTTTAAAATAACCGACCGTAGACTCCCCCAACCCTCGGAGCAGGAAGTTCAACGCGTATTGCATGATATGGGCAAGAGTAATGTAGAGGACCAATTAGGTTGTGGCGCCTGCGGCTATCCCAGTTGCAAGGAGTTTGCAGTGGCCTACTGCCAGGGGCTCACCAATTTTGAGATGTGCTATTCCTACTCCTTAAAAACCTTGCACACCTACATCAATAAGGTTCACGCTGCTAACGAAAACTTAAAAAACACCAAGGAAGCCCTTAAAGAAAGTGAGGAAAAAGCACGCAAGGAAGAGCTGGCAGCCCGCGAGGCCGCAGAAACCATTACCGCCATGCTCAATAAAATAAGGGCAGGTATTGTTATGGTTGATGCCAGGCTGAATATCATCGAAGCTAATCTGAGCTTCGTGAATATGATGGGCGAAGATGCTAAACAGCTTAACGAGATAATACCCGGATTAAAAGGAGCCGACATCAATACCTTTCTCCCCTTTGGTGCCATGTTCAGTACGGTATTGCAAACCGGACAAGAAATCATCAATCGCGACACCACTCAGGACGATGTCATACTAAACGTATCGGTGTTTACCATTAAAAAGCATCAAATTGTTGGTGGTATCATCCGCGACCTTACCGCACCTGAGGTCCGACGCGAAGAGGTCATCAATCGGGCACGTTCCGTTATCCGCGACAATCTGCAAACAGTGCAGCAAATAGCCTTTTTGCTGGGTGAGAGCGCTTCAAAAACCGAAAAAGTATTAAGCTCCATCATCGAAGCACAAAAATTGGGAGACAGCCATGGAGGTTAA
- a CDS encoding AlbA family DNA-binding domain-containing protein: MTNKQLQVKIAEGEHQQQDFKYAINDSKKIARSLAAFANSDGGSLLLGVKDNGKVVGVASEEEFYMVEAAAQRYCKPPIAFETYEWEEEGKTVLEIKIHRSAHKPHTAPNKEGKPMVYVRVDDQNLLANKILLDYWKAQKKNSNNLFRLNEPEKYILNYLATNESITLTRFQKQARISYYRAQKIMVSLLCMKIINIHITEKGVYYTLAQQAGKKQKVD, translated from the coding sequence ATGACAAATAAGCAGTTGCAGGTTAAAATAGCGGAAGGAGAGCACCAACAACAAGATTTTAAATATGCCATTAACGATTCTAAAAAAATTGCCCGTTCACTAGCTGCTTTTGCCAATAGCGATGGAGGTAGCTTGCTTTTGGGCGTTAAAGACAACGGAAAGGTAGTTGGTGTTGCTTCGGAGGAAGAGTTTTACATGGTGGAGGCCGCAGCTCAAAGGTACTGTAAGCCACCGATAGCATTTGAAACCTACGAATGGGAGGAGGAGGGTAAAACGGTTCTTGAAATAAAAATCCATAGAAGTGCACATAAACCGCATACCGCACCCAACAAGGAGGGTAAACCCATGGTTTATGTAAGGGTGGACGACCAGAATTTACTGGCCAACAAAATATTACTGGATTATTGGAAAGCGCAGAAAAAAAACAGCAATAACCTGTTCCGGTTAAACGAGCCCGAAAAATATATTTTGAATTATCTGGCCACTAACGAATCCATTACACTGACTCGTTTTCAGAAGCAGGCACGTATATCGTATTACAGAGCGCAAAAAATAATGGTGAGTTTATTATGTATGAAAATAATCAATATTCACATTACTGAAAAGGGGGTTTATTATACCTTAGCTCAACAAGCAGGTAAAAAGCAAAAAGTGGATTAG
- the nuoE gene encoding NADH-quinone oxidoreductase subunit NuoE encodes MTETVNLVKSLADKYGRYHESLLPILQGVVEKESYLSEESMVEVARELDISAARVFGTASFYSFLNTKPMGRHVIRVCKTITCMMHGKNIMIQELEKQLKLKLGETSHDGKFTLLETNCLGQCHKGPAMLVNETPYTDLTPEKIRDIIQSLKKDDLVDSTSNPLN; translated from the coding sequence ATGACCGAAACTGTAAATCTTGTGAAGAGCCTGGCCGACAAGTACGGTCGATATCACGAAAGCTTATTACCCATTCTACAGGGAGTAGTTGAAAAGGAAAGCTACCTTTCAGAGGAATCTATGGTAGAGGTAGCACGCGAACTGGATATTTCGGCGGCGCGGGTCTTTGGAACAGCTTCCTTTTACTCTTTCCTGAACACCAAGCCCATGGGTCGGCATGTAATACGGGTATGTAAAACTATCACCTGCATGATGCATGGAAAAAACATCATGATTCAAGAGCTCGAAAAACAGTTGAAACTTAAGTTGGGCGAAACCTCGCACGACGGCAAGTTTACACTTTTAGAAACCAACTGCCTGGGACAATGCCACAAAGGGCCGGCCATGCTGGTTAACGAAACACCCTATACGGATCTCACCCCCGAAAAGATAAGAGATATAATTCAATCGTTAAAAAAAGACGATTTAGTGGACAGCACCTCCAACCCTTTAAACTAA
- a CDS encoding NADH-ubiquinone oxidoreductase-F iron-sulfur binding region domain-containing protein → MSKKNLKRLDLIFKNEHDGEKILLKTLARPSQEIVNDLIISGLKGRGGAGYPTGLKWKLASEAKGEMKYVICNADEGEPGTFKDREILSQVPNKVLVGMAVCARIIGAHQGFIYLRGEYKFLVQQLNDVIDDFHVWMNKMGIDFRVKIFLGSGAYICGEETALFESMEGFRGEPRNKPPFPTQSGYRGMPTVINNVETLAHTYSIFKYGPEMFKDLGVQDSRGSKVFSVSGDTPIPGIYELEFGMSVQKFVEDFGDGDTKAVQVGGAAGFCVPRKRFANTKIGYQGKLTGESLPTGGSMMIFNSSRSMYNVLHNYLDFFVEESCGQCTPCRVGTQQLLLGIEAVKKGERPSDYLNRLLDLAENMRVTAKCGLGQSVANSFSSIVENFKEEMIY, encoded by the coding sequence ATGTCTAAAAAAAACCTAAAGAGATTAGACCTCATTTTCAAAAACGAACACGATGGCGAAAAAATACTGCTAAAAACATTGGCTCGCCCCTCACAGGAAATTGTTAATGATTTAATTATATCGGGACTTAAAGGCCGGGGCGGTGCCGGATATCCCACAGGGTTAAAATGGAAACTGGCTTCGGAAGCAAAGGGTGAGATGAAATATGTAATTTGCAATGCCGACGAGGGTGAGCCCGGAACATTTAAAGACAGAGAAATATTAAGTCAGGTACCCAATAAAGTTTTAGTTGGGATGGCAGTTTGTGCCAGGATAATAGGAGCCCATCAAGGCTTTATTTATTTGCGGGGAGAATATAAATTTTTAGTGCAACAGCTCAACGATGTTATTGACGATTTCCATGTTTGGATGAATAAAATGGGCATAGATTTTAGAGTAAAAATATTTTTAGGCAGTGGCGCTTATATTTGCGGCGAAGAAACTGCCCTCTTCGAAAGCATGGAAGGCTTCCGGGGTGAGCCTCGCAATAAACCTCCTTTTCCCACCCAATCGGGATACAGAGGTATGCCCACGGTAATTAACAATGTGGAAACATTGGCCCATACCTACTCCATTTTTAAATACGGCCCCGAGATGTTTAAAGATCTGGGGGTTCAGGATTCCAGAGGCTCCAAAGTTTTTTCGGTTTCGGGTGATACCCCCATACCCGGTATTTACGAACTTGAGTTTGGTATGTCGGTACAAAAATTTGTAGAGGACTTTGGCGATGGCGATACCAAGGCGGTGCAAGTGGGCGGCGCTGCCGGCTTTTGTGTACCCCGAAAAAGGTTTGCTAACACAAAAATTGGCTATCAGGGTAAACTCACCGGCGAGTCCTTACCCACCGGGGGATCCATGATGATTTTTAATTCCTCACGAAGCATGTATAACGTACTACACAACTACCTCGATTTTTTTGTAGAAGAGAGCTGTGGCCAATGTACTCCTTGCCGTGTGGGTACGCAACAATTATTGCTGGGTATTGAAGCAGTAAAAAAAGGAGAACGTCCCTCGGATTATTTAAATCGACTACTCGATCTGGCCGAAAATATGAGGGTGACAGCCAAGTGTGGACTGGGGCAGTCAGTGGCCAATTCTTTTTCGTCCATCGTAGAGAATTTTAAGGAAGAAATGATTTACTAA
- a CDS encoding NAD(P)H-dependent oxidoreductase subunit E — MQNEHTITICLGSSCFARGNKEILNIVKRFLSVHELEELVFFRGELCSGNCENGPILKIDNAMYSQVNSNNVFQILNEYFNVNH; from the coding sequence ATGCAAAACGAACATACCATTACCATATGTCTGGGTAGCTCTTGCTTTGCACGGGGCAATAAGGAAATTTTAAATATCGTTAAAAGGTTTTTATCGGTGCACGAATTAGAGGAGTTGGTGTTTTTTAGGGGCGAATTGTGCAGCGGTAATTGCGAAAATGGCCCTATCCTAAAAATAGACAATGCGATGTACAGTCAAGTCAATTCCAATAATGTATTTCAGATATTGAACGAATACTTTAACGTAAACCACTAA